A window of the Drosophila simulans strain w501 chromosome 2L, Prin_Dsim_3.1, whole genome shotgun sequence genome harbors these coding sequences:
- the LOC6731516 gene encoding A-kinase anchor protein 200 isoform X2, with translation MGKAQSKRSIDITTDPKKVGEGDEVAGKVEKIDVDQKTDAPAVNGDAATPKEGGDEAAAVEKKETEEHSENDKDLTTEKSAGVAEGGDAVAETPKSEEGSPKEAAAGEDITPLADESIKSKSKKDKVKKKWSFRSISFGKKDKQKPAKSEEATSPTSGTTSPTTAEAEAAPAGDAAPAEPSVATNGEAEKPAETPTATSEPASKDEKPAENGSATEQEKQANGEAEKAAPAPSTVEEAAKPKPAEEPATVTATESNTTATEEVPVKESQPEPEVVTNGHGAGEALTNGSSNGLAESPVTETAPVADNIPSNVDDEQPHQNGTNGTTTPPPTPVATEIEKGQQIEASSEVIETVTPSQAEEEVVAAIIKAVSSELEAETETEAEAEGFVVVAPVSTEVEVPVSISPIEPVAEVSQVKIEPLVDIPEVEAKSVPEVSEVKTEVSELESESVIVETRSRSPPPPLPKSPPPSRVSAFVLSEDVIEEQQVTPNVPEVNDVKTDEIKQQAISIVAEITEQAAEIVTEQEKQVEEAKVDSVPETIEETSSTVVVEEVLPVQNDEVTAPSPIPDEVQKPIEDQDTPDEKESYPVPDPIDPAAVSDEVAVTESVDFEVEKETVSISSNVAESSSVCDEQAVIENQDEILQEQPAAVEETTEQETSDQQVISEEAHSDNDKENEIDLVGNIISDLDAPITKAGGDLLVELDVRPAEQEGESNNKVDLAKDLKEKNAAAADVTTQEQLPVTCE, from the exons atgggaaaagctcAGAGCAAGCGTTCAATCGACATCACCACCGATCCCAAGAAGGTCGGAGAGGGCGATGAGGTCGCCGGCAAGGTGGAGAAAATCGATGTGGACCAGAAGACGGACGCGCCGGCTGTGAACGGAGacgctgccacgcccaaaGAGGGTGGTGATGAAGCGGCGGCGGTAGAG AAAAAGGAAACTGAGGAGCATTCTGAGAACGACAAAGATCTGACCACCGAAAAGAGTGCCGGAGTCGCTGAGGGTGGCGATGCGGTCGCTGAAACGCCCAAGAGCGAGGAGGGTTCTCCCAAGgaggctgctgctggtgagGATATCACCCCGCTGGCAGATGAAAGCAttaagtccaagtccaagaaGGACAAGGTCAAGAAGAAGTGGTCCTTCCGAAGCATCTCCTTCGGCAAGAAGGACAAACAGAAACCGGCCAAGTCGGAGGAGGCTACGTCGCCCACCTCTGGCACAACGTCGCCCACGACGGCCGAGGCAGAGGCTGCTCCAGCTGGGGATGCAGCTCCCGCAGAACCATCGGTGGCTACAAATGGCGAGGCTGAAAAGCCAGCTGAG ACTCCCACTGCAACCAGCGAGCCGGCGTCCAAGGATGAGAAGCCCGCCGAAAATGGATCAGCGACCGAGCAGGAGAAACAAGCCAACGGAGAAGCCGAAAAGGCGGCGCCAGCACCTTCCACAGTTGAGGAAGCGGCGAAGCCCAAGCCCGCCGAGGAACCAGCCACAGTCACTGCCACCGAGTCGAACACCACTGCCACCGAAGAAGTTCCCGTGAAAGAGAGCCAGCCAGAGCCCGAAGTGGTGACCAATGGACATGGAGCCGGAGAGGCGCTGACCAACGGATCAAGCAATGGACTGGCCGAGTCCCCAGTGACCGAGACAGCACCTGTCGCTGACAACATTCCGAGCAACGTTGATGACGAGCAGCCACACCAGAATGGCACCAATGGCACCACCACGCCTCCGCCCACTCCCGTGGCCACGGAGATCGAGAAGGGACAGCAAATTGAG GCCAGCAGTGAAGTGATTGAAACAGTGACCCCCAGCCAAGCGGAAGAGGAAGTTGTGGCAGCGATCATCAAGGCGGTTAGCAGCGAACTTGAAGCCGAAACGGAGACTGAGGCGGAGGCCGAGGGATTCGTGGTTGTTGCTCCTGTGTCCACCGAAGTCGAAGTCcccgtttccatttcccccaTTGAACCCGTGGCTGAGGTTTCCCAAGTTAAAATTGAACCTCTTGTCGATATTCCCGAAGTTGAAGCCAAGTCCGTACCAGAAGTTTCTGAAGTGAAAACGGAAGTTTCCGAATTAGAATCCGAGTCCGTCATTGTGGAGACGAGAAGCAGGAGTCCGCCACCTCCATTGCCCAAATCCCCGCCTCCGTCTCGTGTCTCCGCATTTGTGCTGTCCGAGGATGTTatcgaggagcagcaggtTACCCCTAACGTTCCCGAAGTAAACGACGTGAAGACCGATGAGATCAAACAGCAGGCAATCAGCATAGTGGCTGAAATCACCGAACAGGCAGCGGAAATTGTCACCGAACAAGAGAAACAAGTGGAGGAGGCCAAGGTGGATTCTGTTCCTGAAACAATTGAGGAAACCAGCTCCACTGTTGTGGTTGAGGAAGTTTTGCCAGTTCAAAACGATGAAGTAACGGCTCCTTCTCCTATTCCTGATGAAGTCCAGAAACCTATTGAGGATCAAGATACACCCGACGAAAAAGAGTCCTACCCAGTTCCAGATCCCATTGATCCGGCGGCCGTAAGCGATGAGGTTGCTGTTACAGAATCTGTAGATTTCGAAGTTGAGAAAGAAACCGTTAGCATCAGCTCCAACGTTGCTGAATCTTCTTCAGTGTGCGACGAGCAGGCGGTAATCGAAAATCAGGATGAAATCCTCCAAGAACAGCCAGCAGCTGTTGAGGAAACCACCGAACAAGAGACATCAGACCAGCAAGTTATTTCCGAGGAGGCGCATAGCGATAACGATAAGGAGAATGAAATCGACCTGGTTGGAAACATCATTAGCGATCTGGATGCTCCGATTACCAAAGCAGGTGGCGATCTGCTGGTAGAGTTGGATGTGAGACCCGCGGAACAGGAGGgcgagagcaacaacaag
- the LOC6731516 gene encoding A-kinase anchor protein 200 isoform X3 has product MGKAQSKRSIDITTDPKKVGEGDEVAGKVEKIDVDQKTDAPAVNGDAATPKEGGDEAAAVEKKETEEHSENDKDLTTEKSAGVAEGGDAVAETPKSEEGSPKEAAAGEDITPLADESIKSKSKKDKVKKKWSFRSISFGKKDKQKPAKSEEATSPTSGTTSPTTAEAEAAPAGDAAPAEPSVATNGEAEKPAETPTATSEPASKDEKPAENGSATEQEKQANGEAEKAAPAPSTVEEAAKPKPAEEPATVTATESNTTATEEVPVKESQPEPEVVTNGHGAGEALTNGSSNGLAESPVTETAPVADNIPSNVDDEQPHQNGTNGTTTPPPTPVATEIEKGQQIEVDLAKDLKEKNAAAADVTTQEQLPVTCE; this is encoded by the exons atgggaaaagctcAGAGCAAGCGTTCAATCGACATCACCACCGATCCCAAGAAGGTCGGAGAGGGCGATGAGGTCGCCGGCAAGGTGGAGAAAATCGATGTGGACCAGAAGACGGACGCGCCGGCTGTGAACGGAGacgctgccacgcccaaaGAGGGTGGTGATGAAGCGGCGGCGGTAGAG AAAAAGGAAACTGAGGAGCATTCTGAGAACGACAAAGATCTGACCACCGAAAAGAGTGCCGGAGTCGCTGAGGGTGGCGATGCGGTCGCTGAAACGCCCAAGAGCGAGGAGGGTTCTCCCAAGgaggctgctgctggtgagGATATCACCCCGCTGGCAGATGAAAGCAttaagtccaagtccaagaaGGACAAGGTCAAGAAGAAGTGGTCCTTCCGAAGCATCTCCTTCGGCAAGAAGGACAAACAGAAACCGGCCAAGTCGGAGGAGGCTACGTCGCCCACCTCTGGCACAACGTCGCCCACGACGGCCGAGGCAGAGGCTGCTCCAGCTGGGGATGCAGCTCCCGCAGAACCATCGGTGGCTACAAATGGCGAGGCTGAAAAGCCAGCTGAG ACTCCCACTGCAACCAGCGAGCCGGCGTCCAAGGATGAGAAGCCCGCCGAAAATGGATCAGCGACCGAGCAGGAGAAACAAGCCAACGGAGAAGCCGAAAAGGCGGCGCCAGCACCTTCCACAGTTGAGGAAGCGGCGAAGCCCAAGCCCGCCGAGGAACCAGCCACAGTCACTGCCACCGAGTCGAACACCACTGCCACCGAAGAAGTTCCCGTGAAAGAGAGCCAGCCAGAGCCCGAAGTGGTGACCAATGGACATGGAGCCGGAGAGGCGCTGACCAACGGATCAAGCAATGGACTGGCCGAGTCCCCAGTGACCGAGACAGCACCTGTCGCTGACAACATTCCGAGCAACGTTGATGACGAGCAGCCACACCAGAATGGCACCAATGGCACCACCACGCCTCCGCCCACTCCCGTGGCCACGGAGATCGAGAAGGGACAGCAAATTGAG
- the LOC6731516 gene encoding A-kinase anchor protein 200 isoform X1 — MGKAQSKRSIDITTDPKKVGEGDEVAGKVEKIDVDQKTDAPAVNGDAATPKEGGDEAAAVEKKETEEHSENDKDLTTEKSAGVAEGGDAVAETPKSEEGSPKEAAAGEDITPLADESIKSKSKKDKVKKKWSFRSISFGKKDKQKPAKSEEATSPTSGTTSPTTAEAEAAPAGDAAPAEPSVATNGEAEKPAETPTATSEPASKDEKPAENGSATEQEKQANGEAEKAAPAPSTVEEAAKPKPAEEPATVTATESNTTATEEVPVKESQPEPEVVTNGHGAGEALTNGSSNGLAESPVTETAPVADNIPSNVDDEQPHQNGTNGTTTPPPTPVATEIEKGQQIEVNNHTRTDSTTQHNSKNFTVNTSTTTTKTKTTEITENTALKTISTDTERTCTSTVTETVVAAAELVQTQTILTKTTNTILPTSHTQASSEVIETVTPSQAEEEVVAAIIKAVSSELEAETETEAEAEGFVVVAPVSTEVEVPVSISPIEPVAEVSQVKIEPLVDIPEVEAKSVPEVSEVKTEVSELESESVIVETRSRSPPPPLPKSPPPSRVSAFVLSEDVIEEQQVTPNVPEVNDVKTDEIKQQAISIVAEITEQAAEIVTEQEKQVEEAKVDSVPETIEETSSTVVVEEVLPVQNDEVTAPSPIPDEVQKPIEDQDTPDEKESYPVPDPIDPAAVSDEVAVTESVDFEVEKETVSISSNVAESSSVCDEQAVIENQDEILQEQPAAVEETTEQETSDQQVISEEAHSDNDKENEIDLVGNIISDLDAPITKAGGDLLVELDVRPAEQEGESNNKVDLAKDLKEKNAAAADVTTQEQLPVTCE; from the exons atgggaaaagctcAGAGCAAGCGTTCAATCGACATCACCACCGATCCCAAGAAGGTCGGAGAGGGCGATGAGGTCGCCGGCAAGGTGGAGAAAATCGATGTGGACCAGAAGACGGACGCGCCGGCTGTGAACGGAGacgctgccacgcccaaaGAGGGTGGTGATGAAGCGGCGGCGGTAGAG AAAAAGGAAACTGAGGAGCATTCTGAGAACGACAAAGATCTGACCACCGAAAAGAGTGCCGGAGTCGCTGAGGGTGGCGATGCGGTCGCTGAAACGCCCAAGAGCGAGGAGGGTTCTCCCAAGgaggctgctgctggtgagGATATCACCCCGCTGGCAGATGAAAGCAttaagtccaagtccaagaaGGACAAGGTCAAGAAGAAGTGGTCCTTCCGAAGCATCTCCTTCGGCAAGAAGGACAAACAGAAACCGGCCAAGTCGGAGGAGGCTACGTCGCCCACCTCTGGCACAACGTCGCCCACGACGGCCGAGGCAGAGGCTGCTCCAGCTGGGGATGCAGCTCCCGCAGAACCATCGGTGGCTACAAATGGCGAGGCTGAAAAGCCAGCTGAG ACTCCCACTGCAACCAGCGAGCCGGCGTCCAAGGATGAGAAGCCCGCCGAAAATGGATCAGCGACCGAGCAGGAGAAACAAGCCAACGGAGAAGCCGAAAAGGCGGCGCCAGCACCTTCCACAGTTGAGGAAGCGGCGAAGCCCAAGCCCGCCGAGGAACCAGCCACAGTCACTGCCACCGAGTCGAACACCACTGCCACCGAAGAAGTTCCCGTGAAAGAGAGCCAGCCAGAGCCCGAAGTGGTGACCAATGGACATGGAGCCGGAGAGGCGCTGACCAACGGATCAAGCAATGGACTGGCCGAGTCCCCAGTGACCGAGACAGCACCTGTCGCTGACAACATTCCGAGCAACGTTGATGACGAGCAGCCACACCAGAATGGCACCAATGGCACCACCACGCCTCCGCCCACTCCCGTGGCCACGGAGATCGAGAAGGGACAGCAAATTGAGGTAAACAACCACACAAGAACAGACAGCACCACACaacacaacagcaaaaactTCACTGTAAATacaagtacaacaacaacaaaaacaaaaacaaccgAAATCACAGAGAACACTGCACTAAAAACAATAAGTACAGATACAGAAAGAACTTGCACAAGCACTGTGACCGAGACCGTTGTAGCAGCCGCAGAGTTAGTTCAGACCCAAACAATCctaaccaaaacaacaaacacgaTCCTTCCCACCTCCCACACGCAGGCCAGCAGTGAAGTGATTGAAACAGTGACCCCCAGCCAAGCGGAAGAGGAAGTTGTGGCAGCGATCATCAAGGCGGTTAGCAGCGAACTTGAAGCCGAAACGGAGACTGAGGCGGAGGCCGAGGGATTCGTGGTTGTTGCTCCTGTGTCCACCGAAGTCGAAGTCcccgtttccatttcccccaTTGAACCCGTGGCTGAGGTTTCCCAAGTTAAAATTGAACCTCTTGTCGATATTCCCGAAGTTGAAGCCAAGTCCGTACCAGAAGTTTCTGAAGTGAAAACGGAAGTTTCCGAATTAGAATCCGAGTCCGTCATTGTGGAGACGAGAAGCAGGAGTCCGCCACCTCCATTGCCCAAATCCCCGCCTCCGTCTCGTGTCTCCGCATTTGTGCTGTCCGAGGATGTTatcgaggagcagcaggtTACCCCTAACGTTCCCGAAGTAAACGACGTGAAGACCGATGAGATCAAACAGCAGGCAATCAGCATAGTGGCTGAAATCACCGAACAGGCAGCGGAAATTGTCACCGAACAAGAGAAACAAGTGGAGGAGGCCAAGGTGGATTCTGTTCCTGAAACAATTGAGGAAACCAGCTCCACTGTTGTGGTTGAGGAAGTTTTGCCAGTTCAAAACGATGAAGTAACGGCTCCTTCTCCTATTCCTGATGAAGTCCAGAAACCTATTGAGGATCAAGATACACCCGACGAAAAAGAGTCCTACCCAGTTCCAGATCCCATTGATCCGGCGGCCGTAAGCGATGAGGTTGCTGTTACAGAATCTGTAGATTTCGAAGTTGAGAAAGAAACCGTTAGCATCAGCTCCAACGTTGCTGAATCTTCTTCAGTGTGCGACGAGCAGGCGGTAATCGAAAATCAGGATGAAATCCTCCAAGAACAGCCAGCAGCTGTTGAGGAAACCACCGAACAAGAGACATCAGACCAGCAAGTTATTTCCGAGGAGGCGCATAGCGATAACGATAAGGAGAATGAAATCGACCTGGTTGGAAACATCATTAGCGATCTGGATGCTCCGATTACCAAAGCAGGTGGCGATCTGCTGGTAGAGTTGGATGTGAGACCCGCGGAACAGGAGGgcgagagcaacaacaag